One Picosynechococcus sp. PCC 7003 DNA segment encodes these proteins:
- a CDS encoding ABC transporter ATP-binding protein — protein sequence MIQVENLSKTYQGNNILDNLALTVQPGQTVAILGPSGSGKTTLLRLIAGLDQPDGGTIALAGQVVSSPTQTLAPHQRHIGFVFQTPILWPHMTISQNIAFGLGHLTAPVKKQRIQQLLERLAIAPLAHRYPYQLSGGEAKRASLARVLAPHPPYLLFDEPLTNLDLSLKQTLLHYIRDYLDLTAACAIYVTHDLTEAQYLSGQIFWLKGGKLQPDAIS from the coding sequence ATGATCCAAGTCGAAAATCTCAGTAAAACCTATCAAGGAAATAATATCCTGGATAATTTGGCTCTAACGGTACAACCAGGGCAAACCGTGGCGATTTTAGGGCCATCCGGGAGCGGTAAAACGACTCTGTTACGCTTAATCGCTGGCCTCGATCAACCTGATGGGGGCACCATTGCCCTCGCGGGTCAGGTGGTCAGTTCTCCAACCCAAACCCTTGCCCCCCACCAACGGCACATTGGCTTTGTCTTTCAAACGCCGATCCTCTGGCCCCACATGACCATCTCCCAAAATATTGCCTTTGGCCTGGGCCACCTCACGGCCCCAGTAAAAAAACAACGCATTCAACAGCTCCTCGAACGATTGGCGATCGCCCCCTTAGCCCACCGTTATCCCTACCAACTTTCCGGGGGGGAGGCGAAACGGGCTTCCCTAGCGCGGGTTTTAGCCCCCCATCCCCCCTATTTACTCTTTGACGAACCCCTGACAAATCTAGATCTCAGTCTCAAACAGACTCTGCTCCATTACATCCGCGACTACCTCGACTTGACCGCCGCCTGTGCCATTTATGTCACCCATGATCTGACCGAAGCCCAATATCTCAGCGGACAAATTTTTTGGCTAAAGGGAGGAAAGCTACAACCCGATGCAATATCCTGA
- a CDS encoding two-component regulator propeller domain-containing protein, translated as MQYPEPYGLKLWKFLLFGAIVSTLGLFVWEVLSLFQSWQGQPKQPGWEIIRPPQEVSALIIQGDYLWAGGQEGVFQISLTTPHTVEPLQCDRPLQFVRALVVDGKGILWIGHGNGLNYVDAQGCHTYQSDEAFFQDQVNALYVDRAGQLWVGTWEGAAVKEKNNWRFLTPADGLPDQMVNVIHQDAHGGMWFGSAVAPKGGLSHCIKKSCQLFSTANGLAHNNITSLFNDDTGHLWVGMGLFDHGGLARLEQRTTGWAIAQVFTKADGLAGEKVRSIYQDQTGALWFGSEYDGLARLDPQGRWLILTEADGLADQEVKAMVQDQFGNLWLGTRNGITRFDAQYLRNLGEQ; from the coding sequence ATGCAATATCCTGAACCCTACGGCTTAAAACTGTGGAAATTCCTCCTTTTCGGCGCAATTGTGAGCACCTTGGGCCTATTTGTCTGGGAGGTTTTGTCGCTATTCCAAAGCTGGCAGGGACAGCCCAAACAACCGGGCTGGGAAATTATTCGTCCCCCCCAGGAAGTTTCCGCCCTCATCATCCAAGGTGATTATCTTTGGGCTGGAGGTCAGGAAGGGGTCTTTCAAATTTCTCTTACTACTCCCCACACCGTTGAACCCCTCCAATGCGATCGCCCTTTGCAGTTTGTGCGGGCCCTGGTGGTGGATGGGAAAGGAATCCTCTGGATTGGTCATGGGAACGGTTTAAATTATGTTGATGCCCAAGGGTGCCACACCTATCAATCCGACGAGGCTTTTTTTCAGGATCAGGTGAATGCGCTCTACGTGGATCGGGCGGGACAACTCTGGGTCGGCACTTGGGAGGGGGCAGCGGTCAAAGAAAAAAACAATTGGCGTTTTTTAACCCCAGCTGATGGGCTGCCGGATCAGATGGTGAACGTTATCCATCAAGATGCCCATGGGGGAATGTGGTTCGGCTCGGCGGTGGCTCCCAAGGGTGGATTAAGCCACTGTATTAAGAAATCCTGCCAACTTTTTTCGACGGCCAATGGGCTGGCTCATAATAACATTACAAGCCTATTTAACGACGATACGGGGCATCTCTGGGTGGGCATGGGTCTTTTTGATCATGGTGGCCTCGCTCGCCTAGAACAAAGGACAACTGGCTGGGCGATCGCCCAAGTGTTCACAAAAGCAGATGGCCTGGCGGGGGAAAAAGTCCGCTCCATCTACCAAGATCAAACTGGGGCGCTGTGGTTTGGCTCTGAATATGACGGTTTAGCGCGTTTAGATCCCCAGGGACGATGGCTCATTCTCACGGAAGCCGATGGCCTGGCGGATCAGGAGGTAAAGGCAATGGTACAGGATCAGTTTGGTAATCTCTGGCTCGGAACCCGTAACGGCATTACGCGATTCGATGCCCAATATCTACGCAATTTAGGGGAACAATAA
- a CDS encoding zinc ribbon domain-containing protein: MVTPQEHPLLPLATAIANLGYQPTSLLWNATQRMAQVPDLARDLLAYVQAGSPPPDFSQQQPAVLFKPLPGGYSVATLIRDYQFQAIGAFLLAAELSLRPDQGKALLNYFSHRGYWQTNGDGSRDLVFPPITERLPQCPQCRSRWFEDLPRCPSCGFVRRHVTVEDGPLPFEELAAMVRTEPVDQQRPKAIAPNHPIPPTSVNQRCAQCHHLLSQNSHFCPHCGAIVAAGSGPIEHTAACPKCGHTSRPGAKFCSHCGTTLA, from the coding sequence ATGGTAACGCCACAAGAACATCCGTTATTACCTTTAGCAACGGCGATCGCCAATTTGGGATATCAACCGACTTCGTTATTATGGAATGCAACCCAGCGTATGGCCCAGGTGCCTGATTTAGCCCGGGATCTTTTAGCCTATGTGCAAGCGGGTTCCCCACCGCCAGATTTTTCCCAGCAGCAACCGGCCGTATTGTTTAAGCCCTTGCCAGGTGGCTATAGCGTTGCAACTTTAATTCGGGATTATCAGTTTCAGGCGATCGGCGCTTTTTTACTTGCGGCAGAATTAAGCTTGCGACCTGACCAAGGGAAAGCTTTGTTAAATTATTTTTCCCACCGGGGTTATTGGCAAACTAATGGCGATGGCTCAAGGGATTTAGTATTTCCACCGATCACAGAACGATTGCCCCAATGCCCCCAGTGCCGTAGCCGCTGGTTTGAAGATTTGCCCCGGTGTCCCAGCTGTGGCTTTGTCCGTCGCCATGTCACTGTTGAGGATGGCCCTTTACCCTTCGAGGAATTGGCGGCAATGGTGCGAACTGAACCTGTCGATCAACAAAGGCCAAAGGCGATCGCCCCTAATCATCCCATTCCCCCAACCAGTGTGAATCAGCGCTGTGCCCAATGCCATCATCTTCTGTCCCAAAACAGTCATTTTTGTCCCCATTGTGGTGCGATTGTTGCAGCGGGTTCTGGGCCTATTGAGCATACTGCAGCTTGTCCGAAATGCGGCCACACGTCTCGCCCTGGGGCAAAGTTCTGTAGCCATTGCGGTACGACTTTAGCGTGA
- a CDS encoding prepilin-type N-terminal cleavage/methylation domain-containing protein: MNDLLFVKHVCYVFSRNDEGLYVKSKERGFTLIELLTVLSIVGILSAIAVPIIRWINNPLQNATYQVSGLLSQARSRAIAVSSALRIRPDPQDPTRLLLVETSDTRSCDTSSTELAANATATTQELKVVSVQGFAPGDHLTIGSDENENIVLTTDSRSSTITLGKALGTAQNSGAEIGILKTWRNDRTFFAEDLELSDNIAMESNLGDDWELCFDSRGIATISDSDGVREEDLEITLATEKNKKAWKVVVFQGGMIDSVIVQALEGETIEPSPDLSPDPPENNEEETPIEVPTEENDDVASGAKLEVGIDQEGIVTIETDGDESDGANSQNQAGNRAASCEGLTGQEKSQCESDGANSQNQAGNRAASCEAYTGEDKEICLGFN, translated from the coding sequence ATGAACGATCTCTTGTTTGTGAAACACGTCTGTTATGTTTTCTCTCGTAACGATGAGGGACTTTATGTGAAGAGTAAGGAACGGGGTTTCACTTTAATAGAATTGCTGACTGTTCTTTCTATAGTCGGTATTCTATCAGCAATTGCAGTGCCCATAATCAGGTGGATCAATAATCCGCTACAAAATGCAACATATCAAGTTAGTGGTCTTTTGTCACAGGCACGATCACGGGCGATCGCCGTATCCTCAGCGTTAAGAATTCGTCCAGATCCCCAAGATCCCACACGCCTACTACTTGTCGAAACATCTGACACCCGTAGCTGTGACACCAGTTCGACTGAGCTTGCAGCAAATGCGACGGCGACTACTCAGGAGCTAAAAGTTGTTTCTGTACAAGGGTTTGCACCTGGTGACCATCTCACAATAGGCAGTGACGAAAACGAAAATATTGTTTTGACCACTGATAGTCGCTCTTCTACAATAACGCTCGGTAAGGCCCTTGGCACAGCTCAAAACAGTGGTGCAGAGATCGGCATTCTTAAAACCTGGAGAAATGACCGTACATTTTTTGCTGAAGATCTAGAATTGTCCGATAACATCGCCATGGAAAGCAATCTTGGCGATGATTGGGAGCTTTGTTTTGATAGTCGTGGGATTGCCACGATTAGTGACAGCGATGGTGTCAGGGAAGAAGATTTAGAAATTACGCTAGCTACTGAAAAAAACAAAAAAGCTTGGAAGGTCGTCGTCTTTCAGGGAGGCATGATTGATTCAGTCATAGTTCAAGCCCTAGAAGGAGAAACCATTGAACCTTCCCCAGATCTTTCTCCAGATCCACCAGAAAATAACGAAGAAGAAACCCCGATTGAAGTACCGACCGAAGAAAATGATGATGTAGCATCCGGAGCAAAACTTGAAGTGGGAATTGATCAAGAAGGAATCGTGACTATTGAAACTGATGGTGATGAGTCTGATGGGGCTAATTCTCAAAATCAAGCAGGAAATCGGGCCGCATCATGTGAAGGACTTACTGGGCAGGAGAAGTCTCAATGTGAGTCTGATGGGGCTAATTCTCAAAATCAAGCAGGAAATCGGGCCGCATCATGTGAAGCATATACTGGAGAGGATAAGGAAATATGTCTGGGGTTCAATTGA
- a CDS encoding prepilin-type N-terminal cleavage/methylation domain-containing protein produces MSHHDLTKIHQQLLLRKHCSKGFSLIEAMAALAIFTIIFAVSAPLFFTQQKSNIDSEVRTGAVSLSQQKLDTIRTDISTPKKIEGATGRSLGKEYLYNLYVCTKEIETAEDGSINCSTEKDPSNPIRHILLEVKYNENTVYTVETVYTALR; encoded by the coding sequence ATGTCTCATCATGATCTAACAAAAATACATCAACAGCTCTTACTCAGGAAACACTGCAGTAAAGGTTTTTCTTTGATTGAAGCTATGGCTGCACTAGCTATTTTTACCATTATCTTTGCGGTCTCTGCACCTCTGTTTTTCACGCAACAAAAAAGCAATATCGACAGCGAAGTTCGGACTGGTGCAGTTTCATTATCTCAACAAAAACTCGACACAATCCGGACAGATATAAGCACTCCCAAAAAAATTGAAGGTGCAACAGGCAGGAGTTTAGGTAAAGAATATCTCTATAATTTATATGTATGTACTAAAGAAATTGAAACAGCAGAGGATGGCTCCATTAACTGTAGTACAGAGAAAGATCCCAGTAATCCAATACGACATATATTACTAGAAGTAAAATACAATGAAAACACAGTTTACACAGTGGAAACCGTCTACACTGCCCTCCGATAG